A single genomic interval of Penicillium psychrofluorescens genome assembly, chromosome: 2 harbors:
- a CDS encoding uncharacterized protein (ID:PFLUO_003800-T1.cds;~source:funannotate): protein MQVLLLGGHGKVALRLTPLLLNRAWHVTSVVRNPEHENEILALGKGHKGKLDVMLSSLDQVKSTSDAQKILDAVKPDYVVWSAGAGGKGGPEATIAIDQEAAKHFLGASFASACVSKFLMISYLGSRVKKPAWFPDEDWADTMRVNTEVLPTYAKAKLEADQYMTALAAKRKADTSARPFQAINLRPGFLTDQPATRMVDLGRTKGKGSVTREDVAIVADQLLARADVEGWIDLINGDLPVDQAVEKVAKEKKDAVEGEDVDGMVKRFFP, encoded by the exons ATGCAAGTCCTCCTACTAGGCGGCCACGGCAAGGTGGCCCTCCGCTTGACACCGCTGCTTTTGAACCGGGCATGGCACGTTACTAGCGTTGTCCGCAACCCGGAGCATGAGAACGAGATACTAGCGTTGGGAAAAGGCCACAAGGGCAAATTGGATGTGATGCTCTCAAGCCTGGACCAGGTGAAGAGTACATCGGACGCACAGAAGATCCTGGACGCCGTTAAACCAGATTACGTAGTGTGGAGTGCTG GAGCCGGCGGCAAAGGCGGCCCCGAAGCCACAATCGCCATCGATCAAGAAGCAGCGAAGCACTTCCTCGGCGCATCCTTCGCCTCCGCTTGCGTGAGCAAGTTCCTAATGATATCTTATCTTGGCAGCCGGGTCAAGAAACCAGCCTGGTTTCCCGACGAGGACTGGGCGGATACCATGCGGGTCAACACAGAGGTGCTGCCCACCTACGCGAAGGCCAAGCTTGAGGCCGATCAGTACATGAccgcgctggcggcgaaGCGCAAGGCAGATACGTCGGCGCGTCCGTTCCAGGCTATTAACCTGCGTCCTGGGTTTCTGACTGATCAGCCCGCGACGCGGATGGTGGATCTGGGTAGGACCAAAGGTAAGGGGAGTGTGACCCGCGAGGATGTTGCTATTGTTGCGGATCAGTTGCTTGCTAGGGCTGATGTCGAGGGGTGGATTGATCTTATTAACGGGGACTTGCCCGTTGATCAAGCCGTTGAGAAGGTtgcaaaggagaagaaagatgcGGTCGAAggggaggatgttgatggtATGGTTAAGAGGTTTTTCCCTTAG
- a CDS encoding uncharacterized protein (ID:PFLUO_003801-T1.cds;~source:funannotate) — MIFLSMLVIGISLVAALPTPVQKRTDCTFTSAASAIAGKKSCSSIVLEDIHVPAGETLDLSDLEPKTKVVFAGETSFGYKEWDGPLIRVSGSNIVVLGTTNHIINGGGERWWDGQGTNGGKTKPKFFYAHGLDNSLIAGLNVKNTPVQAFSIESNHLLLTHITIDDSDGDDLSAHNTDAFDVGDSTHVTIRKANVHNQDDCLAVNSGSDILFTGAYCSGGHGLSIGSVGGRSNNKVENVKIEKSTVVNSQNGIRIKTDYKQTGLVSGVTFSNIRLSNISDEGIVIEQDYENGSPTGTPTTGIPITDLTVEKISGSVQSDAAPVYILCGEGSCSDWTWEDVDLSGGQASDKCANVPNGIEC, encoded by the exons ATGATTTTCCTGTCGATGCTGGTCATTGGCATATCGTTAGTCGCTGCACTCCCGACACCTGTTCAAAAAAGGACGGATTGCACGTTTACTTCTGCGGCCAGCGCCATCGCTGGCAAGaagtcctgctccagcatcGTTTTGGAAGACATCCATGTTCCCGCCGGAGAAACGCTGGACTTGTCGGACTTGGAGCCCAAGACCAAGGTTGTCTTCGCAGGCGAAACCAGCTTCGGTTATAAGGAGTGGGACGGCCCGTTAATCCGCGTGTCGGGCTCGAACATAGTCGTCCTCGGCACCACGAACcacatcatcaacggcggcggagagcggtggtgggatggcCAGGGCACGAATGGAGGGAAGACGAAGCCAAAGTTCTTCTACGCGCATGGTCTGGACAACTCGCTCATCGCCGGGCTGAATGTGAAGAATACGCCCGTACAGGCGTTCAGCATTGAATCGAACCATCTGCTCCTGACCCATATCACGATCGACGACTCCGACGGCGATGACCTTAGTGCCCACAATACCGATGCCTTTGATGTCGGAGATTCTACCCACGTTACCATAAGGAAAGCGAATGTCCATAACCAGGACGATTGTCTTGCTGTGAACTCTGGCTCG GATATTTTGTTCACAGGCGCCTACTGCTCTGGCGGACATGGGCTCTCCATCGGGTCTGTAGGTGGGCGCTCGAACAACAAAGTCGAGAACGTCAAGATCGAAAAGTCCACCGTGGTCAATTCGCAGAACGGCATCCGCATCAAGACCGACTACAAGCAGACGGGTCTCGTGTCTGGCGTCACGTTTTCAAACATCCGCTTGTCCAACATCTCGGACGAGGGCATTGTTATCGAGCAGGACTATGAGAATGGCAGCCCGACTGGCACGCCGACTACGGGAATTCCGATTACAGACTTGACTGTCGAGAAAATCAGTGGCTCCGTGCAGAGCGATGCGGCGCCGGTGTATATCTTGTGCGGAGAGGGGAGTTGTTCGGACTGGAcgtgggaggatgttgattTGAGCGGTGGGCAGGCGAGTGATAAGTGTGCTAATGTGCCTAATGGCATTGAGTGTTAG
- a CDS encoding uncharacterized protein (ID:PFLUO_003802-T1.cds;~source:funannotate), whose amino-acid sequence MSSPSSTTDLTQTFHHCTATHEYHIRWASLGDPKLPPLIFVHGTPWSSRVWNTYARSFAKYFHVYLFDNPGFGDSPLGKPLDDKEETIDKKAALDAELALQTEVFAALFKFWSLDWRQKPHVVAHDHGGLMSLRANILHGCDYASLCLIDVVALGPFCQPLFKLVAENEGVFNALTGPVFEGVVEAYIRDAAHKDLGKQTMEMLKNPWISSDEGRRGFVRQMIQANSRSTEEVEAQYSGVGEKIPVQIIWGKEDRWIPVETAERLKEKLNAERVVLIEDAGHLVMYDQEAMLGVELGWWLNHASHL is encoded by the coding sequence ATGTCCTCACCATCATCTACCACCGACCTCACCCAAACCTTTCACCACTGCACTGCTACCCACGAGTATCATATCCGCTGGGCATCTCTTGGTGATCCTAAATTACCACCTCTGATATTTGTGCATGGTACCCCATGGTCTTCACGGGTCTGGAATACCTATGCCCGATCGTTTGCCAAATACTTCCATGTCTACCTCTTCGACAATCCAGGTTTCGGCGACAGCCCCCTTGGCAAGCCGCTTGACGACAAAGAGGAGACGATCGACAAGAAAGCCGCTCTAGATGCAGAACTCGCACTTCAGACAGAGGTGTTTGCTGCGCTCTTTAAATTTTGGTCGCTAGATTGGCGGCAGAAGCCCCATGTGGTTGCGCATGACCATGGCGGCTTAATGAGCTTACGGGCTAATATCTTACATGGCTGTGACTATGCGAGTCTGTGCTTGATAGATGTGGTTGCGCTAGGGCCGTTCTGTCAGCCGTTGTTTAAATTAGTGGCTGAAAACGAGGGAGTGTTCAATGCGTTGACCGGGCCAGTGTTTgagggggtggtggaagCATATATCCGCGATGCAGCCCACAAGGACCTGGGGAAACAGAcgatggagatgttgaagaatCCGTGGATCTCTTCTGacgaaggaagaagggggTTCGTGCGACAAATGATTCAAGCTAATAGCCGTAGCACTGAAGAGGTCGAGGCTCAGTACTCAGGGGTAGGAGAGAAGATACCGGTGCAGATCATCTGGGGAAAAGAGGACCGATGGATTCCTGTGGAAACGGCGGAGCGCTTGAAGGAGAAGTTGAATGCTGAGCGTGTGGTACTAATTGAAGACGCGGGGCACCTGGTGATGTATGATCAGGAAGCAATGTTAGGGGTCGAGCTGGGCTGGTGGTTGAATCATGCCAGTCATCTTTAG